A window of Nonomuraea angiospora genomic DNA:
CGGGCGGACCGGCGCGGTCCGGGCCGTGGACGGCGTGGACCTGGCGCTGCACTCCGGCCGCACCCTCGGGCTGGTCGGCGAGTCCGGCTGCGGCAAGACCACGACGGGCCGGCTCGTCGTGCGCCTGGCCGAGCCCACCTCCGGCCGCATCCTGTACGGCGGGCGCGACCTGGCCGCCCTGTCGCCCGCCCGGCTCAGGCCGCTGCGCGGCGAGATCCAGATCGTCTTCCAGGACCCGTACGCGTCGCTGTCGCCGCGGCTGACCGTGCACGAGATCGTCGCCGAGCCGCTGCGCACCCAGGGCCGCTACCGCCGCGGCGGCCGGGCGCGGGTCGGCGAGCTGCTGGAGCTGGTGGGCCTGTCGCCCGAACACGCGGGCCGCTATCCGCACGAGTTCTCCGGCGGCCAGCGCCAGCGCGTCGGCATCGCCAGGGCGCTGGCCCTGAACCCGCGCGTGCTGGTGCTGGACGAGCCCGTCTCGGCGCTGGACGTCTCGATCCAGGCGCAGGTCGTCAACCAGCTCGCCCAGCTCCAGCGGGAGCTGGGCCTGGCCTACCTGTTCATCTCGCACGACCTGTCGGTCGTGCGGCACCTGTGCGACAGAGTGGCGATCATGTATCTGGGCCGGATCGTGGAGGAGGGCGAGCGGGCGGAGATCTTCGCCCGGCCCGCCCACCCCTACACCAAGGCGCTCATCTCGGCCGTGCCGATCTCGTGCCCGTCGCAGCGGGGCGGGCGCAGGCGGATCGTGCTCGCCGGTGACGTGCCCAGCCCGGCGAACCCGCCGTCGGGTTGCCGCTTCCGTACCCGCTGCTGGAAGGCCCGGGAGCGGTGCGCCGTCGAGGAGCCGGAGCTGACCGGCGCGGGGCATCGCGTCGCCTGCCATTTCCCCGAGGAGAGCACCAGGCCCGGCGTAGGACCGGGAGGTGTCATTTGGGCTGGTCGTCGCTCCAGCCCGCCTTGATCATCGCGGTGGAGTTCCACATCGTGCCGGGCTCGAAGCCGGCAGCGCCGGCTCGGGCACGTCCTCCAACCGCCGCCAGGCGATCGCGAACGTCTCGCTCACCACCTCGTCCGCCACCTGGCGGCCCGCGCGGCTCACGACGTAGGCCCACACCCGTTGCCGGCATTCGTCGTACATGCCGGTGAACCGGTGCTCATCATCTGACACCGCCCAGCCCCTTCGTTCGGGATGCGTTCTTCTGACACCACGAAGTGGCCGCAACCCTCCCGTTGTTACACCCCTTTCGGGATCAGCTGATCGGGACGGTGAGGCGGCGTCTGGCGGGTGACGGCTCCCTGCGCTCGCCGAGGAGGGTCATGAGCTGGTCCATGGCCACCTCGCCGAGCTTCTCGCCGTCCACGTCGATCGCGGGGACGTCGCCCAGGCCGAGGCTCTCGACGATCATGCGCTCCGAGCTGACCACGACGTCGCGGATCCCGCGGTGGAGCAGGGCGAACATGAGGCCCAGGCCGATCGAGGTGGCGTACGGGACCACGGCGGTGGCGCGGGCGGCCAGCACGGCCTCCGCCGTCTCCACCCCGGCGGCGAACGTCGAGGGGTAGGGGCCGAGCATGGTCAGCGTCGCGCCGCTCGCCCCGGCCGCGGCGCGGATGGCCGCCTGGCGCTGGCGGTCCTGCCAGGAGCCCGCCGGGCCGCCGATGTAGACGATGCGCTCGTGGCCCATCTCGACGAACCGGGACACGAGCGTGCCGAAGGCGGTGGCCGTGTCGGCGACCGCGGAGGTCATGCCCTCGATCTCGCGGTCGATGAGCACGGTCGGCTTGAACGACGCGGCGGCGCGGACGATCTCGTCCGAGCCCCGCGGCGCGGTGAGCAGGAAGCCGTCGACCTGGTGCGCGAGCTGCTCGACCGCGGCGACGTGGGCGGCGTGCTCCAGGGAGTGCACCGCGATGGTCAGCTGCATGCCCGAGTCGGCCGCGCGCGCCTGGGCGCCGCCGATGATCGGGGTGAAGAAGGTGTTGTCGAGCGTGGGCACCACGACGGCGACCACCCCGGTCCGCCCGCGGGCGAGCTGCGTGGCCGCCCGGTTGGGGACGAATCCGAGCTGCTCGGCGGCTGCGCGGACGCGGGCCACCGTCTCCGGGGCGGCCAGGTCCGGCCGGCCCAGGGCGCGGGAGGCCGTCGCCTTGGAAACCCCGGCCAGCGCGGCGACGTCCGCGAGTGTCGGCACTGATCCTCCTTGAGTCGTTACACGGATTTCACACAGGGGTTTGTGCGACAGGCCGCTCATAATCTATGGTCAGGCTCATGCAACCGGTTCCGCAACCGGTTCCAGCCAAGCGTACGCCACGGAGAAAGGACGCCGACATCTCCCGCAAATCGGCCCTTCTGCTGGTGCCTGGTCTCGTCCTTCTCGTCGCGGGCTTCCTCATCCCCTCGGCGGCGATGCTCTTCGCGCCCCCGGACGTGCCGACCGGCGAGATCTTCACGCGCCTGGGCAGGATGCTGACGGATCCGTACGACCTGGAGGTGATCGGGCGCACGGTCGGGCTGGCCCTGGCTGTCACGATCATCTGCGTCGTCCTCGGCTTCCCCATCGCCTACTGGCTCGCCCGCTCGCCGTCACGCTGGAGCGGGGTCTTCCTGGCAGTGGCGATCTTCCCATTGATGCTGAGCAACGTGGTAAGGACGTTCGGCTGGCTGGTGATCCTCGGCTCCAAGGGGGCGCTCGGCCGGCTGCTCGTCCAGCTCGGCATCGTGGACGTGGCGCCGCAGCTGCTCTACACCAAGCTGGCGATCGTCCTGGGCCTCACCCAGCTGTTCCTGCCGCTGGCGATCATCTCCTGCTACTCGGCCGTCGCCCAGGTCGATCCCGGCCTGGACGACGCCTCGCGCGGGCTCGGCGCGAGCCGCATCCGCACGATGTGGAACGTCGTCATCCCGCTGACCATGCCCGGCATCGTGGTGGCCGCCACCCTGGTCTTCGCCGGGTCCGTCACCGCCTACACCACGCCGTACCTGCTCGGCGGGTCCAGCCAGCGGATGCTGTCCACGCAGCTGTTCAACTACGCGAGCACCACGGTCGACTGGGCCTCCGCCTCGGCGACGGCGCTCATCATGACGGTCCTGGTCTTCCTGGTCTCCGGGCTGTCCTCGCTGATCGGGCGGAAGGGGGCCACCTCATGAAGCGGCCGATCACGGCGGCGCTCGCGGTCATCGGCTACGTCATCATGATCGTGCCGATCATCTTCGTGGTCGCCACCGCCTTCACCGCCGGAAGCACCCTGAGGTTCCCGCCCGACGGGATCTCGCTGCGCTGGTTCGACGAGGCGCTCGGCTACGAGCCGTTCATCGAGGCCGCGCTCTCCAGCCTGGAGCTCGCCGTGCTCGCCACCGCGCTCGCGCTGGTGCTCGGCGTGCCCGTCACGCTCGCCGTCCACCGCGGCAAGCTGCCGGGCAAGGGCCTGGTCGAGGGGCTGTTCCTGTCGCCGCTCATCGTCCCCGAGCTGGTCGTCGGCCTCGCGTTGTTCCAGCAGCTGATGGTCGGCCTGGACCTGGACAACTTCAGCACCCTGCTGGTCGGGCACACCGCGCTGATGCTGCCGTACGCGGTGCGCGTGACCGGCGCCTCGCTCGCGCTGGCCGACCCCGCGCTGGAGGAGGCCGCCCGGGGTCTCGGCGCCTCGCCGCTGCGCGCGTTCCTCAACGTGACGTTGCCCGTCCTGCGTCCGGGCATCTTCTCCGCCGCGCTGCTCAGCATGGTGACGTCGTTCAACAACGTGCCGCTGTCGCTGCTGCTGCAGGGACGCGACTTCCGGACGCTGCCGGTGACGATGCTCGACTACGTGCAGCAGTCGTACGACCCGATGGTCGCCGCCGCGTCCACCCTCATCCTGGCCGCCACCGTGGTCATCGCGGTGATCGCCGAGCGCACGGTCGGATTCGCCAAGATCTTCGGAGGGATCAACCAATGACCGCCGCCGCCGAGCTGATCGGAGTCACCCAGAGGTTCGGCTCCTTCACCGCCGTCGACGCCATCGACCTCGCCGTGCCGGCGGGGCGGCTGACGACGCTGCTGGGCCCGAGCGGCTGCGGCAAGACCACCACGCTCAGGATGATCGCGGGCTACTCCGCCCCGACGTCGGGGACGATCCGCATCGACGGGGTCGACAGCACGCGCACGCCGCCGGAGAAGCGCGATCTCGGGATGGTCTTCCAGTCGTACGCGCTGTTCCCGCACATGACGGTGGCCGACAACGTCGGGTACGGGCTCAAGCTGCGCAAGGTGCCGGCCGCGGAGAGACGCGCGCGGGTCATGGAGACGCTCGACCTCGTCGGGCTCGCGCACCTGGCCGACCGCAAGCCGAAGAAGCTCTCCGGCGGGCAGCAGCAGCGGGTGGCGCTGGCCAGGGCGATCGCGATCAGGCCCAAGCTCCTGCTGCTCGACGAGCCGCTGTCCAACCTCGACGCCCGCCTGCGCGTCCAGATGCGGGCCGAGATCAGGCGCATCCAGGCGGAGACCAGGCTGACCGTCATCCTCGTCACCCACGACCAGGACGAGGCGCTGGAGATGTCCGACGAGATGGTCATCATGAACGAGGGCCGGATCGTCCAGCAGGGCACTCCCCAGCAGGTCTTCCCCCGTCCGGCCGACCGCTTCGTGGCCGAGTTCCTCGGCTACGAGAACTTCCTCACCGCGGCCGACGGCACGCCGCTGACCATCAGGCCCGAGCATCTGCGCATCGCCGAGACGGGTCCCGGCCTTGGACACAGCCTTGACGCGAAGGTCGTCGACGTGGCCTTCCGCGGCGTCGACCTGCTGGTCTCGCTCGACGCGGTCGATCCGTCGGGCGCGACGGTCAGGCTGCTCGCCGACGTCCGCAGCGGCGCGAGCCTGGCGCCCGGAGCGGCCGTGACGGTGATCGCGCCCGACGACCATCTGGTTCCACTCCCCCGCTGAAAGAAGGAACGACCTCATGCCCACGCGCCGCGCCGTACTGGCCGCCGCTCTGACGGTGCTCGCCGCAGCCGGATGTTCCGGCTCCGGGTCCGCCGAGAAGCAGGCCGATCAGAACACCATCGTCGTCAGCACCTTCCCCTTCGGGGTGAAGGAGTTCGAGCAGGCGGTCGTCGCTCCGTTCAGCAAGCAGACGGGGATCAAGGTCGAGCTGGACACCGGGTCCAACTCCGACCGGCTGTCGAAGCTGAAGCTCGCCAAGGGCGAGCCGGAGGCGGACGTGGTGCTGATCTCCGACTACTTCGCCGCGCTCGGGCAGAAGGACGGCCTCTTCCAGAAGGTCGACGTGCCCAACATGAAGCAGCTCGCGCCGTTCGCGACCGAGGGCTCCTACGAGGGGCCGGCCTACACGCACCAGCTCAACGGGATCATCTACAACACCGGCAAGCTCAGCCAGAAGCAGGCGGCCGACTGGGAGCTGTTCGCCAACGCGGCGAACAAGGGAAAGGTCGCGCTTCCCGATATTTCGGTGACCGCCGGACAACTCATGATTTCGGGGGTGGGTGAGTCGTACGGCAAGGGCCCCTACGACATCGACGGCTCGCTGAAGACCCTGGCCGGCTGGGCGCCGAACGTCCTGCAGTTCTACACCTCCTCGACCGAGGTCACGAACCTGCTGACCCAGGGCGAGATCGTCGCCGCCGACGCGCTGAGCGGCTTCGCCACCAAGCTCGTCACCTCGGGCGAGCCGATCGCCTGGACGGCTCCCGCCAAGGGCCGCTACATGGCCACCAACCGGGCGATGATCCCCAAGGGCGCGCGCAACGCGCAGGGAGCGGCGAAGTTCATCGACTACATGCTGTCGGCCGAGGCGCAGAGCGCCATGGCGAAGGCCGCCGGCGACCTGCCCACGAACCCGAAGGCCGAGATCCCGGCCGACATCGCCAAGGTGACCGGCGAGGCGGCGAAGGACCCGGTGGCCGCCGGGTTCAAGACCCTCGACCCAGCCCAGCTCGTCGACACCCGCGCCACCTGGGTCGACCGCTTCACCCGCGAGGTGGCCGGCAAGTGAACCTTGACCTGATGCCCAAGGTCGATCTGCACTGCCATCTCATCGGCACCGTACGCGCCTCGACCTTCGCCGAGCTGGCCCGGCGGGAGGGGCTCGACCTGCCCGACACGCCCGAGCGCATCTACGCGGACGTGAACTCGCTCCCGCCGGACCCGGCGCTCTACCTGGACACCCGGATCCCGGTCCCGCAGGGCAGGAGCGCGGACGAGCCCGAGGTCTCCTACTCGCTGTTCCAGGTGTCCTCGTGGGTCCTGCAGCTCCTGCGCGACGCCGACGATCTCACCCGGATCACCTACGAGGCGTTCGAGGACGCCCACCGGACCAGCGCGACCAGGCATCTCGAGGTCTCCTTCGACGCGCTGACCGAGCATCAGGAGAAGCTCGGCTACGCCACGGTGATCGAGGCGTACGCCGAGGGCATCAGGATGGCCGAACGCGACTTCGGCATGTCGGGCCGGCTCATCGCGGCCGTCGACCGGAGCAGGTCGGGAGACGAGGCGCTCTCCTGGGTGCGCACGGTCGTGGACAACCCGCACGACTACGTGGCGGGGATCGGGCTGGACAACCTGGAGACCGCCGGGCCGCCGGAGCGGTTCGAGGCCGCCTTCCGGCTCGCCGGTGAGGCCGGGCTGCGCCGTACCGCTCATTCCTCCGAGCACGCGCCCGTCGCCGTCAACACGGTCACCTGCCTCGACGTGCTCGGCTGCGACCGGATCGACCACGGCTACTTCGTGCTCGAGGACGACGAGGTCGTCGCCAGGGTGCGGGACGAGCAGATCCCGTTCACCGTCATCTCGACCACCTCGCGGCGCTCGTGGCGGCCGTGGCGGCGGGCGTCGATCGCGGCGATGCTCGAGGCCGGGCTCAACGTCATCCCCGCCTCCGACGACCCGGGGATGTTCCCGACGTCGCTGGCGAACGAGTATCGGATCCTCTCCGAGCAGCTCGCCGTACCGGATGAGCGGTTGCGGGCGATGGCGCTGGCCGGCGTGGAGGCGTGCTGGTTGCCGGAGCCCGAGAAGGACGCGCTGCGCAGGCGCTTCGAGAGCGAACTCGCGAACGCGGAGTGATCGGGACGGGCGGCTTCACGCGGCCCTGAAGGCGCGGACCGGGTCCCGCTTCGGTGCTCACTTCGGTGATGCCAGGGGCTGGGGCCGGTCGCTTTCGCGATCACGACGAAGACGAGTGCCAGGCCGACGCCGAGGGTGGCGAGCGTGAAGCCCAGGCTCTGGAAACCGAGCAGGTCGCCGAGGGCGGTCCCGGCGGCCGGCGCGAGGAACGCCGTGCGCAGGCCGCCGCCGAGCAGGGGGACGAGGGCCAGGACGGCGGCGGAGATGACCCGGTTGAGCACGAGGGTCGCGGCCGTCGTCCGGTCGACGTCGGGGGTGGCCGCGATGGCCGCCGAACTCGCGGCGACCGCCACCCCGGCCCCCGCGCCGGTCGAACACCGCGAAGCCTGACCCGCCGAACGCCAGATCGCCACCATGCGGCAGTTCCTGGACCTCCTCGGCCTGTCTTCAGCGTGTGCGGCGACCGGGCGCCGGGGCTCAGTCGCTCAGCGGTGAAAGGCCCTGCCACCAGGCGTACAGCGGCTGTGGGGTCCAGGCCTCTGCGGTCATGGCCACGGACCGACCCGTGTACGTCCAGGACATGGCGTAGTACGGCCCGTTGATGGTGCAGAGCAGCTTGCCCCTGACCCAGGTGCCTTTGTACTCGGCCCCGGTGGCGCAGTTGCCTCCCCGGCCGTCGTGCAGGGCCCACCAATACGACTCCACCCACGTCTCGGCGTCGGTGTCGCTGCGGAACAGCACGATCATCGGATCGTGAACCGGACCCGACCGGACGGCCGTGCAGTCGAGAGCGGCCACCGCACCGGCCGGAGGACGAGCGGCAGGCCGGCAGTTCCTCAAGTCCGCCGAGCCGAGCATCTTCTCCAGCCGGCACTCACCCGGCGCCATGACGCACGCCGGCCTCGTCGGCTCCGTCGGCTCGGGCGGCTCCGTCGGTTCCGTCGACGGGGCCTCCTCGGCCGTCGGCTTCGGTGTCCTGGAACGGGAGCGGGAAGACGGTGTCGCCGATTCGGTCACCGTCACCGTCGGCGTCGGTGGCGCCGGCGTGGTCGATGATCCGGGTTCTCCACCCGTCCGAAGCGCGGCAAGAGCGACGATCAATCCGCCGATGCCCGCCAGGGCGCCCACCATCTCCCAGTGGACGCGTTCGCGCCAGGACGTACGGGCACCCTGGGCCGGCCTCCTGCTCATGAAGCAATGTTCCCCCGGACGCGAGCGCGTCGCCTGGGGAACGTGGAGAAGCCTTATCGGGTCCCGGCTACGCCCATCAAGGGCTTGGCCGGCTGGACGGCTCAGCGTGCGTGCGCGGCCGCTCGTTCACCCGGCGGCGCGTCCGGCCGAGCCTCGGCGTGGCCGGCCCGGTCGAGGTGGTCGGCGTGGAACAGCCCTTCGGCCAGCAGGCGCCGAACGTGCTCGTCGGCGGCGCTGTAGTACACGAACGTGCCCTCGCGGCGGCCTTTGACGAGTCCGGCCAGCCGGAGCTTGGCCAGGTGCTGGCTGACCGCCGTGGGGGCGGCGTCGGCGAGCTCGGCCAGGCAGGCGACATTGGACTCGCCCTGCAGCAGCGCCCAAAGGATCTTGATGCGGGTGGGATCGGACAACAGGCGGAACGACTCGGCGGCCAGATGCACCTGTTCCTCGTTCGGCATGTCGAAGTCGGGCAGCGAGGTGTGCATACGGCAAGCCTACCCTCAACCTCACTGCATGCGTATCTGCGTGACTGCGCATATAGGATGCTTCGGTGACTACCGATCTGACCACGCCCGAGGCCGCCGCCGTACGCCCGGCACCCGCATCCAGACCACTGCGCTGGTGGCGCTCGGGAGCAGGCTCGCTGCCGGAGGTGCGCTGGGCCCTGGCGGCCACCGCGCTGTTCGCCGCCGGCGGCCTGGCCCAGCTCGCCGGCGCGCCCGCCTGGCTGTGGTGGGCGCTGTATCTGGCCTGCTACGCCGCCGGCGGCTGGGAGCCGGGCCTGGCCGGGCTGAAGGCGCTGCGCGAGAAGACCCTGGACGTCGATCTGCTCATGGTCGCCGCCGCGATCGGCGCGGCGGCGATCGGTCAGGTCTTCGACGGCGCGCTGCTGATCGTCATCTTCGCCACTTCCGGCGCGCTGGAGGCGGTGGCCACCAAACGCACCGAGGACTCGGTACGCGGCCTGCTGGACCTGACCCCCGACCAGGCCACCCGCGTCGACCCCAACGGCGAGGAGGAGGTCGTGGCGGCCGCCGACCTGCGCGTGGGCGACGTCATCGTGGTGCGGCCGGGCGAGCGCATCGGCGCCGACGGGCGCGTGGTGGACGGGGTCAGCGACGTCGACCAGGCCTCCATCACCGGTGAGAGCCTCCCGGCCGACAAACAGAGCGGAGACGAGGTGTTCGCCGGCACGATGAACGGCACCGGCGCGCTGCGCGTCCAGGTCACCCGGCCCGCCGGCGAGACGGTCATCGCCCGGATCGTGGCCATGGTCGAGCAGGCCGGCGCCACCAAGGCCCGCACCCAGCTGTTCATCGAGAAGGTCGAGCAGCGCTACTCGATCGTCATGGTCGCCGCCACCCTCGCCCTGTTCGCGCTCCCCCTGCTGTGGGGCACCTCGGTGCAGGACAGCCTGCTGCGGGCGATGACGTTCATGATCGTGGCCTCGCCGTGCGCGGTGGTGCTGGCCACCATGCCGCCGCTGCTGGCCGCGGTCGCCACCGCCGGCCGCAACGGCGTGCTGGTCAAGTCCGCGGTGGTGATGGAACGGCTGGCCGACGTCGACCGGGTCGCCTTCGACAAGACCGGAACCCTGACCGAGGGCCGGCCGCACCTGACCTGCCTGCGTGTCCTGCCCGGCACGGCGGCCATCGCGAGAGGCGGATCAGAGGGCGGGGCCGGGGCGCAGGCCGATCGGCTGCTCGCGCTGGCGGCCGCGGCCGAGCAGGGCTCGGAACATCCACTCGGCCGCGCCATCGTCGCCGCCGCCCATCACCAGCGCCTGCCGCTGCCCGCGGCGGCCGGCTTCGCCGCCCTGCCCGGGCGCGGCGTGCGCGCCCGCGTCGATGGACGCCTGGTCGAGCTCGGCAGTCCCGCTCACCTGCTGGACCAGAGCGCGGACGGCGCCACGTCCGGCGATGCCGAGCAGGCCCGCCAGGTCGTGGCCGAGATCGAGGAGGACGGGCACAGCGCCGTGCTGCTGCTCCTGGACGGTCGTCCCGTCGCGGTGCTCGGTCTGGCCGACCGCATGCGTGCCGGCGCGGCACAAGTAGTGGCGCAGCTGACCCGCCTGACCGGGGCGGCCCCCGTCCTGCTGACCGGTGACAACCCCCGCGCCGCGGCCCGTGTGGCCGCACAGGCCGGCATCACCGACGTACGGGCCGGGCTGCTGCCGCAGGACAAGGTCGAGGCCGTCCACGAACTGCGGCGGCAGGGCGCCCGGCCGGCCTTGGTCGGCGACGGCGTCAACGACGCCCCCGCTCTGGCCGGTGCGCACGCCGGCATCGCCATGGGCGGCTCCGGGGCCGACCTCACCCTGCAGGCCGCCGACGCCGTCATCACCCGCGACGACCTGACCACCGTCCCGGCGGTCCTCGCCCTGGCCCGCCGGGCCCGCCGCCTGGTGGTCGCCAACCTTGTCATCGCCGGCGCGTTCATCGCCGTGCTGGTGGCCTGGGATCTGTTCGGTGAGCTGCCGCTGCCGCTCGGGGTGGCCGGGCACGAGGGCTCCACCGTCATCGTCGGCCTCAACGGCCTGCGCCTGCTGCGCGATGCCGCGTGGAAGCGGGTACCGCTCGAACGTTGAGCCTCGCCCGCGCCGGGCGGAATGCCGAATGTTCGAGTGATTCACAGAATGATCGTCTGCGCGCTACTCTGCCTCCGGCCCAACGGAAACGGAGACCGTGGATGCACAAATTAGCCAGATCCGGTTTTGCCCTGCCCTTGGTCGGGGCCATAGTCGCGGCCACCCTGATCGCCACCGCACCGGCCGCCTCAGCCGCGCCCATGCGCGGCAACGGACACCGGGTCACCGTCATGGTCCACGGCTTCGACCGCGAAGCCGACATCAGCTGCTCCGGCGCATGGAACAGCGCCGAGAATGTGCTGAACGCCAATGGCTGGGGCGACGTCGTCACCTTCGGCTACTACAACAAGGCCACCAACTGCGACCTCAGGCTCCAAGGGACCACCGACACGCGCATCCAGGAGGTCGGCCGCCAGTTCGCGTGGACCGTCTACTACCTGTACTCCAGCAAGGACGTGGCGATCGACGTCGTGACGCACTCCATGGGCGGCCTGGTCGCGAAGGCGGCCATCGAGGGCGTCAACAGGTACGGCGTGGGCAAGCCGCCGCCCGACCTGAGCGGGCTGACCGTCGATCCGAACGACCTCGGCGCGACCGTGTGGCCCAGAGCCTGGCCCCCCTTCCTGTACATCGAGGACATGGTCACGTTCGCCACGCCGCACCTGGGCATCGGCAGCGCGGTGGTGACCGCGTGCGCCATCACCCACGAGCAGTGCAGCGACATGCGTCCGGGCAGCGGCTTCATCAGCTGGCTGGGAAAGCAGCCGCAGTCCCAGATGGGTACGGACTACACCTTCCTCGCCTCGAAGCACGACGACACGGTCAGCTCCGACTCGGCGACCAACAAGCGCACTGCCCACCATTGGGCGCTCTACGGCTCGAACGCCGACGGCGGCACGCTGAGTCACACCTCCATCCGGAACACCTCGACCGGCGACTGGCAAGCGTCGTACGGGGGAGAGTTCAGCGACGAGGGTGAGGGCTCGTACCCCGCTCCGCTCCTGCGGATGATGGACGGCCTGTACGACCAGCAGGCCCAGTAGCGCCGGCACGCACGCGACGACCCCCACCGGCGAACGAGACGCGCGAGCCGCGCGGCCCGACGTCAGGACCGGTGGGGGCTCCGAGGCGCGAAGGTGTCAGGTCCGGGTCCGGCGTTGTCCGGCGGATAGCCCGGGCCTGGTCGCCCCACTGCTGGGCGGTATTGATCAGGTTTCCGCCGGAGCCGCCAGGAGGGCGCTCGCGGCGACCAAGGCCAGGACGGCCGCCGCCGGCATGGCTCTGAGCCTTCGCGCCACGCTGTGTCCTTTCGTCGTACGAAGGCCATGGCACGACCACGCTGTGGTCGAACCCCTACACCGTCACCGGCGCGAGCCTCACCGTCCCGGTCGCGAACCAGAACGCCAACGGCGCCTACCGCCTGACGATCACCCCGAGGTGACAGGCGCCGCCCTTGAGACGGGCAGGCGGCTCGCAGATGAGCGTCAGGCCGGCGGCGGGCCGCTGCTCTCCCGCACGATGAGCTCCGGCTCGTTCCAGGACGGGAGGGACAGCGCGGCCGCCGGCTGCAGCAGACCGAAGCACGCGCGGCCGAGGCTTGCCGCACAGGATGGCGGTCACCGAGCGGTCCGCCAGCAGGGAACGCACCGCGAGGTATCCGGAGCGGGGAGTCCAGCCGCCGCGCAGACGTCGTTGAGCGCGGTGATGCCGGGCCAGACGGCGCCCGCCTGCGCGACGGCCTTCTGATGGCGTTCCGAGGCCGGCCACTCCCCCGGTTCCCATGCCTCCTTCGGGTGTTTCGTGCCGGCGTGGATACGGAGGGAGCCGCCGGAGGGATGCTCCGGCGGCGATCATTACCTGATGGTGAGTGGAGTTACCGATAACACCGCGGCCGTCGAGGTCAGCTACGGGTCCACTTCTGGTTGGCCCCGCCCCAGCAGGAGTAGATCTGCACCTTGGTCCCGTTGGCCGTGCCCGCGCCGACGACGTCCAGGCACTTGTTCGCGCCGACCGCGGTGACGGTGCCGTCGGAGTTGATGCGCCATTGCTGGTTCGTCTGCCCGTTGCAGTCCCAGATGATCACGCTGGTGCCGTCCGCCGTGCCGCCGCCGTTGACGTCCAGGCACTTGTTGCCGTAGACCCGCAGCTCACCCGAGCTGGTCGAGGTCCACTGCTGGTTGCCCTGGCCGTTGCAGTCCCAGATCTGGGCCTGGGCGCCGTTGGCCTGGGAGGCGTTGGCCACCTCCAGGCACCTGCCGGAAGGCGTGCTCCTGATCGTGCCGCCGCCCGTGGGAGGCGGGGTGGAGCCGCCGTTGAGGGCGTTCAGCACGGCGTCGTAGGCGGGCTTCTTGTTGTAGTTGCCGTCGAAGAGCAGGGGCGTGTCGCCGCTGCGCCATGAGTATTTGTCGGTGACGCCCCAGACGGTGATGCCGGTGCAGCGGGAAACGGCCATGCAGGCCTGGGTGACGCGGCGGTAGGCGTCGGCCTGGGCCGAGCCCGAGCCGCCGACGTCCAGCTCGGTGATCTGCACGTCCACGCCGAGCGCGGCGAACTGGGCGATGTTCTGCTGGTAGTTGGACGGCGGGTTCCCGAAGTGCGACTGCAGGCCCACGCAGTCGATGGGGACGCCGCGGGCCTTGAAGTCGCGGACCATGTTGTAGACGCCGCGGGTCTTGGCGGCGTTGGCGTCGTCGATGTTGTAGTCGTTGTAGCAGAGCTTGACGTCGGGGTCGGCGGCGCGTGCGGCGCGGAAGGCCTCTTCGATGAAGCCGTTGCCGAGCTTCTGGGTGAACACCGAGCTGCGCAGCGACCCGACCGCGCCGCCGTCGGCGAAGGCCTCGTTGACCACGTCCCAGGCG
This region includes:
- a CDS encoding ABC transporter ATP-binding protein, with product MSKPVLAVEGLVKHFPIRTGALRGRTGAVRAVDGVDLALHSGRTLGLVGESGCGKTTTGRLVVRLAEPTSGRILYGGRDLAALSPARLRPLRGEIQIVFQDPYASLSPRLTVHEIVAEPLRTQGRYRRGGRARVGELLELVGLSPEHAGRYPHEFSGGQRQRVGIARALALNPRVLVLDEPVSALDVSIQAQVVNQLAQLQRELGLAYLFISHDLSVVRHLCDRVAIMYLGRIVEEGERAEIFARPAHPYTKALISAVPISCPSQRGGRRRIVLAGDVPSPANPPSGCRFRTRCWKARERCAVEEPELTGAGHRVACHFPEESTRPGVGPGGVIWAGRRSSPP
- a CDS encoding LacI family DNA-binding transcriptional regulator — encoded protein: MPTLADVAALAGVSKATASRALGRPDLAAPETVARVRAAAEQLGFVPNRAATQLARGRTGVVAVVVPTLDNTFFTPIIGGAQARAADSGMQLTIAVHSLEHAAHVAAVEQLAHQVDGFLLTAPRGSDEIVRAAASFKPTVLIDREIEGMTSAVADTATAFGTLVSRFVEMGHERIVYIGGPAGSWQDRQRQAAIRAAAGASGATLTMLGPYPSTFAAGVETAEAVLAARATAVVPYATSIGLGLMFALLHRGIRDVVVSSERMIVESLGLGDVPAIDVDGEKLGEVAMDQLMTLLGERREPSPARRRLTVPIS
- a CDS encoding ABC transporter permease — its product is MPGLVLLVAGFLIPSAAMLFAPPDVPTGEIFTRLGRMLTDPYDLEVIGRTVGLALAVTIICVVLGFPIAYWLARSPSRWSGVFLAVAIFPLMLSNVVRTFGWLVILGSKGALGRLLVQLGIVDVAPQLLYTKLAIVLGLTQLFLPLAIISCYSAVAQVDPGLDDASRGLGASRIRTMWNVVIPLTMPGIVVAATLVFAGSVTAYTTPYLLGGSSQRMLSTQLFNYASTTVDWASASATALIMTVLVFLVSGLSSLIGRKGATS
- a CDS encoding ABC transporter permease encodes the protein MKRPITAALAVIGYVIMIVPIIFVVATAFTAGSTLRFPPDGISLRWFDEALGYEPFIEAALSSLELAVLATALALVLGVPVTLAVHRGKLPGKGLVEGLFLSPLIVPELVVGLALFQQLMVGLDLDNFSTLLVGHTALMLPYAVRVTGASLALADPALEEAARGLGASPLRAFLNVTLPVLRPGIFSAALLSMVTSFNNVPLSLLLQGRDFRTLPVTMLDYVQQSYDPMVAAASTLILAATVVIAVIAERTVGFAKIFGGINQ
- a CDS encoding ABC transporter ATP-binding protein, with the translated sequence MTAAAELIGVTQRFGSFTAVDAIDLAVPAGRLTTLLGPSGCGKTTTLRMIAGYSAPTSGTIRIDGVDSTRTPPEKRDLGMVFQSYALFPHMTVADNVGYGLKLRKVPAAERRARVMETLDLVGLAHLADRKPKKLSGGQQQRVALARAIAIRPKLLLLDEPLSNLDARLRVQMRAEIRRIQAETRLTVILVTHDQDEALEMSDEMVIMNEGRIVQQGTPQQVFPRPADRFVAEFLGYENFLTAADGTPLTIRPEHLRIAETGPGLGHSLDAKVVDVAFRGVDLLVSLDAVDPSGATVRLLADVRSGASLAPGAAVTVIAPDDHLVPLPR
- a CDS encoding ABC transporter substrate-binding protein encodes the protein MPTRRAVLAAALTVLAAAGCSGSGSAEKQADQNTIVVSTFPFGVKEFEQAVVAPFSKQTGIKVELDTGSNSDRLSKLKLAKGEPEADVVLISDYFAALGQKDGLFQKVDVPNMKQLAPFATEGSYEGPAYTHQLNGIIYNTGKLSQKQAADWELFANAANKGKVALPDISVTAGQLMISGVGESYGKGPYDIDGSLKTLAGWAPNVLQFYTSSTEVTNLLTQGEIVAADALSGFATKLVTSGEPIAWTAPAKGRYMATNRAMIPKGARNAQGAAKFIDYMLSAEAQSAMAKAAGDLPTNPKAEIPADIAKVTGEAAKDPVAAGFKTLDPAQLVDTRATWVDRFTREVAGK